In one Myxocyprinus asiaticus isolate MX2 ecotype Aquarium Trade chromosome 1, UBuf_Myxa_2, whole genome shotgun sequence genomic region, the following are encoded:
- the LOC127446164 gene encoding G1/S-specific cyclin-E1-like, whose protein sequence is MPSKNALQTEQISNKDEASKVVSVRPRKRKADVAIHLQDPDEEVIEMTRKKPCASQACWNPDTGYTSPCRRIPTPDEVEEPAAAGSVGFTQYSSEDFFITPTRSTPLPALCWASKDDVWNNLLRKDKIYLRDTQVMKRHPNLQPKMREILLDWLMEVCEVNKLHRETFYLGQDYFDRFMATQENVLKMTLQLIGISCLFIAAKMEEIYPPKVHQFAYVTDGACTEDDILNMEIIIMKELNWSLSPLTSVAWLNIYMQMAYLKENTEVLMAQYPQATFVQIAELLDLCILDVKSLEFSYSLLAASALYHFSSLELVMKVSGLKWCDLEECVKWMVPFAMSIREAGSSALKTFKGIASDDMHNIQTHVPYLEWLGKVHSYQLVDIESSQRSPVPSGVLTPPPSSEKPESTVS, encoded by the exons ATGCCAAGCAAGAACGC GCTACAAACAGAACAGATTAGCAATAAAGATGAAGCTTCTAAAGTCGTTTCAGTGCGCCCCAGGAAGAGGAAAGCAGACGTGGCTATT CACTTGCAAGATCCAGATGAGGAGGTCATCGAGATGACTAGAAAGAAACCTTGTGCATCTCAG GCCTGCTGGAATCCTGACACAGGTTACACAAGCCCATGCAGGCGGATCCCCACACCTGATGAAGTTGAGGAACCGGCTGCTGCTGGCAGCGTGGGATTCACACAGTATTCCTCAGAAGACTTTTTCATAACCCCCACACGCTCCACCCCTCTGCCTGCCCTCTG CTGGGCAAGCAAAGATGACGTGTGGAACAACCTGCTTAGAAAGGACAAGATTTACCTGCGAGATACACAAGTTATGAAGAGACATCCAAATCTTCAACCCAAAATGAGAGAAATTCTACTGGATTGGCTAATGGAG GTTTGTGAGGTGAATAAGTTACACAGAGAAACATTTTACTTGGGTCAGGATTACTTTGATCGTTTCATGGCCACACAAGAGAATGTTCTTAAAATGACACTACAGCTTATTGGCATCTCCTGTCTCTTCATCGCTGCCAAAATGGAG GAAATTTACCCTCCCAAGGTGCACCAGTTTGCTTATGTCACTGATGGAGCCTGCACAGAGGATGACATTCTTAACATGGAGATTATCATCATGAAG GAGTTAAATTGGAGTTTAAGCCCTTTAACCTCAGTGGCTTGGCTCAACATCTACATGCAGATGGCCTATCTGAAGGAGAATACTGAAGTTCTCATGGCCCAGTACCCACAGGCAACATTTGTACAGATTGCAGAA CTCTTGGATCTGTGTATACTGGATGTAAAAAGTCTGGAGTTCTCCTACAGCCTTCTTGCAGCATCTGCACTCTACCACTTCTCTTCTTTGGAATTAGTAATGAAAGTGTCAG GGCTAAAATGGTGTGATTTGGAGGAATGTGTAAAATGGATGGTTCCTTTCGCCATGTCAATCCGTGAGGCGGGTAGCTCAGCCCTcaagacatttaaaggaatagcatCAGATGACATGCACAATATCCAGACTCATGTGCCTTACTTGGAATGGCTG ggaaagGTGCACTCCTATCAGCTAGTGGACATTGAGAGCAGTCAGAGGTCTCCAGTTCCATCTGGAGTGCTCACTCCACCACCCAGCAGTGAGAAGCCTGAGAGCACAGTCTCCTGA